The genomic region GATCAGATGGCGGGGGATTCGCCACGGGCGAGAGGGAATCGCGGCGAGGGGTGGGCGGGGTGTGCGTGCGCCTGATCCAAGGGCGGGGACAGTCTACACTgtccccttaatagttagtagagattaaaAAAATTAAGTCAAAAAATAGGTTTAAAAAAAAGGAAACGAACTTTTAGTTGACGGAGGGGGTATGGCCTGCTATGAACTCGTAGAGCAGCCCATAACACCTCTTGTGCTGTTGACATCGGCCTCAGACCTATGTTCATCCTGTGGCCAGTGGTGGCCTCGTGGGCCAAAAAGGCCCAGCAACCAGCCCCGTAAACTTTTTCGTTTCGATGGAAACAGGAGACGAAAAGGGCCATAGTGATTGCTCGTCGCCGGTCCCGAGCGCCAGAGGCAAGAGTTGCGTTGGATGAAAGTGAAGAAGCTTCAGGAAGCAGTTCCATCCATCGTTTCCTGGGCAGGTGCAGGTGCATCAAGCCACTGTCAAGAGATccgtgcggcggcggcggcgtctggACTGGTGGACGCTAGCTGCTGTACAGGCACGAGCTTACGTTGAGAGACGGATCTGACCGCCGCCGCCGTGGAGCTGGAGCGAAAGCAAAACCCGGGCCCAAGCGTGGAGCAAGAGCAAGATCGTCCCCCATGGACTGGTTCGTCGAGAAGAATCCGCGCTGGGGTTTGGTTTTATTTACATTTTGCATGCACGCCTACCAAAATCCACTCTACTCACTCTGTCACTCAACTCACTCGATCAGCTAGCTAGGTACCAGTACCCTGTACAACAAGACGTATAAGCTACTGCTACAAGTAGGAGGCGGAGGAGGTGGGCGTGGCGACGGCGGCGCGGGCGTCGGAggggaggagcacgaggagtagcagGACGGCGAAGATGGCGACGGGCACGAGGAggaggagcggcggcggcggcggcaggggcggcaggaCCAGCGGAAGCAGCAGCAGCGTGGCCGTGACGCACGCCAGCAGCGCCGCCGCCTCCGGGCCCAGGTgggtggcggtggcggcggtggaggagccCGCCGGGacccccgcggcggcggcggcggcggcggcaaggggcgGGGGCGGCTTGCGACTGCGGCTGCCGGTGTGggcggccgcgccgccgcggtcTTGGCGGAGGTCGTCGAGCAGGTGCATCTGAATCTGAGTCTGGTCTAAGCCGGGACCGGGAGGCGACGTGGGCGGCTGGCTGGGTTCGCCGGCGTGGGTTGGAGTGGAGGGTGGGTGGGCTCTGCCGGGGGGACGGGGACGATGAGGCGCATCAGCAGCGTCACAGTGTGTGAGTGGGTTTGCGCGCCTGCGGGTCCGGCCGGGGACAGTTTTATAGGAGAGCCGAGCGAGGAAGCAGGGAGGGGGCAGTGGCGCGTGCAGTGCATCCGCATGAGCGGTGCCGGTGACACATGGGCCGTAGTAGCGATGGGCGATGGCAAGCAACGAGTGTGTGATGCCGCCGATGCACACAACTGCACATGCTACAGTACAGACGGTGGGGTTGCGATTGCGTGGAGGAGATCCAACGGCAGGACGAGACGACGAGAGAGCCTCCTCGTCCGCCCGCCGGGGGTCCAGGGCAAAACCGAAACCCACCGGAGCTAAAACCAGCAGCCGGCCGCACCCGGTTTTGCTTTTGGCGTCCCCATCTAGCGCGGGCTTTTGGGGGCGGTGCGTGCGTGCATGAACCTCCTGGCCTcctgtcatcgtcgtcgtcgtcgacgTGGTGTCGCctcccatccatccatccatcggcTCGACCGCTCGGGCATAGGAGTATCTCTACGTGTCCCGTAATACATTTCAACGGCTACTAAACAGGTGCATGGATATACATTTCAACGCCACGCCGGTGCTGCATGATGTCATCAGTCAGAAGGTACCAAACAGGCAGCATATGTCTTGCTTCTGGTCTTGCTTAAAATCCAGGATATATCAAGCATGCACGCGCGTATACAGCATAGAGACCACACACTATATAACAGCACACTAATTAATAAGTGCTTTAAAAATACACAGACCTTCTCATGCATGCTCCAACACAAGCCA from Zea mays cultivar B73 chromosome 6, Zm-B73-REFERENCE-NAM-5.0, whole genome shotgun sequence harbors:
- the LOC100274662 gene encoding uncharacterized protein LOC100274662; this encodes MHLLDDLRQDRGGAAAHTGSRSRKPPPPLAAAAAAAAGVPAGSSTAATATHLGPEAAALLACVTATLLLLPLVLPPLPPPPPLLLLVPVAIFAVLLLLVLLPSDARAAVATPTSSASYL